One Deinococcus multiflagellatus DNA window includes the following coding sequences:
- a CDS encoding S9 family peptidase, with amino-acid sequence MPTPLPLEELAALPTILGLVVSPDGEQVAFYADWTGRFELYTLHLGTREQRQHTNGELPRTPRTVPVWGADSARLFFARDEGGDERTALFELPLAGGAVRPLFHAPGSMDYPVQAHPNGAHLLVNSTRGGQLNVWRYDLRAEGEAAWTPLTQLPNTTQAVAYSPDGTRISLNTNESPNLRNLDAYVLDEGAASPRRVWQVREGSRDSAGHWHPQGEQLAVSSDADGHSRAGILTLGSGEVRWLTPADGQTEETPGHFSPDGQWLLVTRSEHSAALPVLYATAGGEARTLHLPPGLTVGGQFALGGRALLLRHTTTTTRPDTLLYDLETDTFEVLMAAGHGTLDPAHFTPGQYIHYPTTDGLEVPAILYTPQGLSPQGRHPALICAHGGPTAQFFRAFDAEVQYLASLGYTVLCPNVRGSTGYGVAWRDANLKDWGGRDLADIAAGAQYLRGLPHVDPARIGLFGVSYGGYLSYLAPVKYPDLFKVSVPIVGITDLHQLHADNSRDMPQLGYYFRTMMGDPVEDAELWRDRSAVTHAHALKAHLFMMHGANDPRCPVNQARGFRDALLATGKQEGQDFEYIEFADQGHGTADIEGKTRSYRLLADYLRRRL; translated from the coding sequence ATGCCCACCCCCCTGCCGCTGGAGGAACTTGCCGCCCTGCCCACCATCCTTGGCCTGGTCGTGTCCCCTGACGGCGAGCAGGTGGCCTTTTACGCCGACTGGACGGGCCGCTTCGAGCTGTATACCCTGCACCTGGGCACCCGCGAGCAGCGCCAGCACACCAACGGCGAGCTGCCGCGCACACCACGCACTGTGCCGGTCTGGGGCGCCGACAGCGCCCGCCTGTTTTTTGCCCGTGACGAGGGCGGCGATGAGCGCACCGCCCTGTTTGAGCTCCCTCTGGCGGGCGGCGCCGTCCGCCCGCTGTTCCACGCGCCGGGCAGCATGGACTACCCCGTTCAGGCGCACCCGAACGGCGCGCACCTGCTGGTCAACTCCACGCGGGGTGGGCAGCTGAACGTGTGGCGCTATGACCTGCGGGCAGAGGGCGAGGCCGCCTGGACCCCCCTGACCCAGCTCCCCAACACCACGCAGGCCGTGGCCTACAGCCCGGACGGCACCCGGATCAGCCTGAACACCAACGAGAGCCCCAACCTGCGGAACCTGGACGCCTATGTGCTGGACGAGGGTGCGGCCAGCCCACGACGGGTGTGGCAGGTACGCGAGGGCAGCCGCGACAGCGCCGGGCACTGGCACCCACAGGGTGAGCAGCTGGCCGTGAGCAGCGACGCCGACGGCCACAGCCGCGCCGGCATTCTGACGCTGGGCAGCGGTGAGGTGAGGTGGCTGACCCCGGCCGATGGTCAGACCGAGGAAACGCCTGGGCATTTCTCGCCGGACGGCCAGTGGTTACTGGTCACCCGCAGCGAACACAGCGCCGCGCTGCCCGTGCTGTACGCCACGGCGGGTGGAGAGGCGCGCACCTTGCACCTGCCGCCCGGCCTGACGGTGGGCGGCCAGTTTGCCCTGGGGGGTCGGGCGCTGCTGCTGCGCCACACCACGACGACCACCCGCCCCGACACCCTGCTGTACGACCTGGAGACCGATACCTTTGAGGTGCTGATGGCGGCCGGGCACGGCACCCTGGACCCCGCGCACTTCACGCCCGGGCAGTACATTCATTACCCCACCACGGATGGGCTGGAGGTGCCTGCCATCCTCTACACGCCCCAGGGCCTGAGCCCGCAGGGGCGCCACCCCGCGCTCATCTGCGCCCACGGCGGCCCCACGGCGCAGTTCTTCCGGGCCTTCGACGCCGAAGTCCAGTATCTGGCCAGCCTGGGTTACACCGTCCTGTGCCCCAACGTGCGCGGCAGCACCGGCTACGGCGTGGCGTGGCGCGACGCCAACCTGAAAGACTGGGGCGGGCGCGACCTGGCCGACATTGCGGCGGGGGCGCAGTATCTGCGGGGGCTGCCCCACGTGGACCCCGCGCGCATTGGGCTCTTTGGGGTCAGCTACGGCGGCTACCTCTCGTACCTGGCGCCGGTGAAATACCCGGACCTGTTCAAGGTCAGTGTGCCCATCGTGGGCATCACCGACCTGCACCAGCTGCACGCCGACAACAGCCGCGACATGCCGCAACTGGGCTATTACTTCCGCACCATGATGGGTGACCCGGTCGAGGACGCCGAACTGTGGCGCGACCGCAGCGCGGTGACCCACGCGCACGCCCTGAAGGCCCACCTCTTCATGATGCACGGCGCCAACGACCCCCGCTGCCCGGTCAATCAGGCACGCGGTTTCCGGGATGCCCTGCTGGCCACCGGGAAGCAGGAGGGCCAGGATTTCGAGTACATCGAATTCGCGGACCAGGGGCACGGCACCGCCGATATTGAAGGCAAAACGCGCAGCTACCGGCTGCTGGCCGACTATCTGAGGCGGCGCTTGTAG